In the Spirochaeta lutea genome, one interval contains:
- a CDS encoding GDSL-type esterase/lipase family protein — translation MFLLIGTNDLTGGVPEEQIVSNIIAIVERIRTESPQTEIYVQSVLPRSEDYTAQVESLNSAIQDAVVGQAMWIDLYLLFLDEEGTSIDDALSTDDYIRKGRNGLRKSFSVAQVPYTKKIAATSKYENEHHKAEQPMYLPELYRP, via the coding sequence GTGTTCCTTCTGATCGGTACAAACGATTTGACTGGCGGGGTTCCCGAAGAACAGATCGTAAGCAACATCATCGCTATTGTTGAAAGGATCCGAACTGAATCACCGCAAACAGAAATATATGTCCAGAGCGTACTTCCGAGGAGTGAGGATTATACTGCCCAGGTCGAGTCTTTAAATTCTGCCATCCAGGATGCCGTGGTGGGCCAGGCTATGTGGATTGATCTTTACCTGCTGTTTCTCGACGAGGAAGGAACAAGTATTGACGATGCACTAAGCACCGATGACTATATCCGGAAAGGCCGGAACGGTTTGCGGAAATCCTTTTCTGTTGCCCAAGTTCCGTACACGAAAAAGATAGCTGCAACGTCGAAGTACGAGAACGAGCACCACAAGGCCGAACAGCCCATGTACCTACCTGAGCTGTACCGGCCATAG
- a CDS encoding ArsB/NhaD family transporter, producing MTPVMIAAVVLFVLSFLVISTELINKTLAALLGGGIFIILGLVHQHEAFMAVDWNVIFLLVGMMIIVGITKHTGVFQYLAIRAAKAVHGRPLPLLIVLSLITAVLSALLDNVTTVLIITPVSILIAVELGISPLPFVVSSAIASNIGGTATLIGDPPNILIGSAAGLSFVDFIVNLGPVVLISLLASSIAFWFFFRKQLVVSNERRARIMDFDETRSITDKPLLIKSLAILGLVFIGFILHGVTHLEPATVSLTGAAILMLLAGKKEVEEFFREVEWGTIFFFIGLFIMVGALEELGVINLLAKVILNLTKGSIHVTALSLVWVSGLFSALVDNIPYVATMIPLVENMGKSLGPENIEPVWWALSLGACFGGNGTLIGASANVVSVGLSSRSGYKISFLEFTKYGVIITVVTLLIASVYLWLVLL from the coding sequence ATGACCCCGGTAATGATAGCAGCTGTAGTACTCTTTGTATTATCCTTCCTGGTCATAAGTACTGAACTCATTAATAAGACCCTAGCCGCACTGTTGGGCGGCGGAATATTTATCATCTTAGGCCTCGTACATCAGCATGAAGCCTTTATGGCCGTGGATTGGAATGTCATATTTCTGTTAGTGGGCATGATGATTATCGTTGGAATCACCAAACATACCGGCGTTTTTCAATACCTGGCGATACGGGCAGCAAAGGCCGTACACGGTCGCCCCCTACCCTTACTTATCGTGCTTTCCCTCATAACCGCAGTGCTTTCGGCACTGCTGGACAATGTTACCACGGTGCTTATAATTACCCCGGTCAGCATATTAATCGCAGTTGAGTTGGGCATAAGCCCCTTACCCTTTGTAGTGTCCTCCGCAATTGCATCAAATATCGGCGGAACAGCAACCCTTATCGGAGATCCACCAAACATACTTATCGGTAGTGCTGCTGGGCTGAGTTTTGTCGATTTTATCGTAAACCTGGGACCGGTGGTTCTGATTTCACTCCTTGCTAGCTCTATAGCGTTCTGGTTTTTTTTCAGAAAACAATTAGTAGTTAGCAACGAACGTCGTGCAAGAATCATGGATTTTGACGAGACACGATCCATTACTGATAAACCGTTACTCATCAAGAGTTTAGCTATACTAGGACTTGTATTTATAGGCTTCATTTTACACGGCGTCACCCATCTTGAACCGGCTACTGTTTCCCTTACAGGAGCTGCGATACTAATGTTATTGGCCGGAAAGAAGGAGGTTGAGGAGTTTTTCCGTGAGGTAGAATGGGGAACCATCTTTTTCTTCATCGGATTATTCATTATGGTTGGGGCCCTGGAAGAATTAGGGGTTATTAATCTACTAGCAAAGGTCATCCTGAACCTGACCAAGGGAAGCATCCACGTGACAGCACTATCCTTGGTTTGGGTCTCCGGACTGTTTTCCGCCCTGGTGGACAACATACCCTATGTGGCAACCATGATACCCTTGGTTGAAAATATGGGAAAGTCGTTAGGCCCGGAAAATATTGAGCCTGTATGGTGGGCGCTTTCACTAGGGGCCTGCTTTGGCGGAAATGGAACCTTAATCGGTGCCTCCGCCAATGTCGTGAGTGTTGGACTCTCATCACGAAGCGGATATAAGATCAGTTTTCTGGAATTCACAAAATATGGAGTAATCATAACGGTGGTTACACTACTTATCGCTTCAGTCTATCTCTGGCTGGTGCTGCTATAG
- a CDS encoding CBS domain-containing protein, producing MKLLSLLDDRLVLWKAKTTTLDSMVEHMLDKLYQYEDVSASRKQVTELLNARKALGGMVFETGLAIPHARIPGLRDLWILPGVPAEPFWENEVEVRLVVLFLVPAEVSEYYLPVLSYLTRLSRDNDVFSQWIGQPTRDAFIDYTQKFQLKTSLEVRDIMSPEVISVNPEMKLREVADLLYKYSISYLPVLDKDGRLVGEITLHDIIRVGLPNYAFLVGDLGFMQSFEPFEHLIKNEDSILVADTMAKPGPHLAPDEKIFEAALEFAKTNRRQIPVLENKTLVGVLSITDLLKKVIRA from the coding sequence ATGAAATTACTGAGTTTGCTAGATGACCGGCTTGTACTCTGGAAAGCCAAAACAACCACCCTAGATAGTATGGTTGAGCACATGCTGGACAAACTGTATCAGTATGAGGATGTAAGCGCTTCTCGAAAGCAAGTAACCGAACTTCTGAATGCACGAAAGGCCCTTGGGGGGATGGTCTTTGAAACCGGCCTGGCAATTCCTCATGCGAGGATTCCAGGTCTCAGGGATTTGTGGATCCTTCCCGGGGTACCTGCGGAACCATTTTGGGAGAATGAGGTTGAGGTTAGGCTGGTCGTGCTCTTCCTTGTGCCGGCTGAGGTTTCTGAATACTACCTCCCGGTTCTTTCGTATCTTACCCGGTTGTCCCGGGATAACGATGTCTTTTCCCAGTGGATCGGACAGCCCACCAGAGATGCATTTATTGACTACACCCAAAAATTCCAGCTCAAAACGAGCTTGGAGGTTCGGGACATCATGAGCCCGGAGGTTATTTCGGTTAATCCAGAAATGAAGCTACGGGAAGTAGCTGATTTACTATATAAGTACTCCATCAGCTATCTGCCAGTCCTGGACAAAGATGGCAGGCTGGTAGGTGAAATAACCCTTCACGATATAATTCGGGTGGGCTTGCCAAATTATGCGTTTTTGGTGGGTGATCTCGGTTTTATGCAATCCTTTGAACCCTTTGAGCACCTAATCAAAAACGAAGATTCGATTCTGGTGGCTGATACGATGGCAAAACCGGGACCACATCTCGCACCCGACGAGAAGATATTTGAAGCGGCTCTCGAGTTTGCTAAGACGAACCGACGTCAGATACCTGTCTTAGAAAATAAGACACTTGTAGGGGTACTTAGCATTACTGATCTCCTAAAAAAGGTAATTCGCGCATGA
- a CDS encoding DUF4386 domain-containing protein gives MTGVLYFLGTVFGVLSVGIGGEVLTSITSSKPMEGVDMLGLVAANSSQLTLAAFFTIMMGISLVAMTVFLYPVIRKDSQELATGMVIFRGSLEGTGYILSTIAILTFVILGNEHAAVGAGSTELPYIGNALYRVIDLMSPIHSLMFLIGATCLYVSFYRTKLIPRWLSIWGLIGVVPYFAYAFLHFFHLDTGFGIYLQMVLAPQELVMGAWLVIKGFNQEALQGLMAN, from the coding sequence ATGACCGGAGTGCTGTATTTCCTTGGCACAGTATTCGGGGTTCTCAGTGTAGGTATTGGCGGTGAAGTGCTCACGTCGATCACCAGCAGCAAACCAATGGAGGGTGTGGATATGTTGGGCCTCGTGGCGGCCAATTCATCACAGCTCACCCTAGCTGCATTCTTTACCATCATGATGGGGATTTCTCTGGTAGCGATGACGGTTTTTCTGTACCCAGTTATTAGGAAAGACAGCCAGGAGCTGGCAACCGGTATGGTGATCTTCCGTGGTTCCCTAGAAGGCACCGGTTATATCCTGTCGACAATCGCTATTTTGACGTTTGTCATACTCGGGAATGAACATGCAGCCGTGGGGGCAGGTTCGACAGAATTACCGTACATTGGCAATGCATTGTATAGGGTTATCGATCTGATGAGCCCGATACACTCCCTCATGTTCCTTATCGGGGCTACCTGCCTCTATGTTTCCTTCTACCGTACAAAGCTGATCCCTCGGTGGTTGAGTATCTGGGGCTTAATTGGCGTGGTTCCGTATTTTGCCTATGCCTTTTTACATTTCTTTCACCTAGATACCGGCTTTGGTATATATTTACAAATGGTGTTAGCGCCCCAGGAACTTGTGATGGGTGCCTGGTTGGTAATCAAAGGGTTTAATCAGGAAGCCCTTCAGGGGCTCATGGCTAATTAG